The Kitasatospora viridis DNA window GAGTTGGACCTTCTGACGGGCAGTCTCCTCGGTGAACGGCGGCAGCGGCGGACGGGCGGCGGCGGTCATGGCGGCTCCTTCGCGAAGCCGGAGAACGAGCGTTCTCCAGCTGTGCCGTACTCTAGGAGAACGCTGGTTCTCTGGCAAGGACGGCACGGTGGGAACGATCGGCAAGGAGCGGATCACGGTGGAACCCGGAACGGCGCAGCTGCGCGTGCTCGACGCGGCCGAGCAGCTGTACTACGCCAACGGCGTGCAGGCGGTCGGCATGGACGCGGTCCGCACGGCCGCCGGAGTGTCGCTCAAGCGGCTCTACCAGCTCCACCCCTCCAAGGCCGACCTGGTCGAGGCCGTGCTGCGCCGCCGCGACACCGCCTGGCGCGGCGCCCTCGCCGACCACGTCGACTCCGTGACCGGGTCCCCCGAAGAGCGGTTGCTGGCGGTCTACGACTGGCTGCGGGAGTGGTTCGCCGAGCCGGGCTACCGGGGCTGCGCCTTCGTCAACTCCTTCGGCGAACTCGGCGCCACCGCACCGGCGGTGGCCGAGGCGGCCCGCGCGCACAAGGCGGCCTTCCGGCAGTACCTCGCCGACCTGGTCGCCGCCGCCGACCTGCCCGGGCAACTCGCCGACCAGCTCGCCCTGCTCGCCGAGGGCGCGATCACCACGGCCGCGATCGCCGGCAGCACCGAACCGGCCGGGCAGGCCCGCGCCGCCGCCCGCACCCTGATCACCGCCGCCCGCGCCACCGGCCCGGCAACCGCCCCCGTCACCACCCGCGCCACCGGCCCGGCCTGACGGACCGTCGGCCCGGCGGCGGGTAGGCTGCGGCGCAGGAGCAGTGGCCCGCACCCGGGAGGACCGCGATGCCGTTGGGAAGCACGGCGGGAGGGCGCCGCGAGGGCGTGGACGGCCGACTGCTCGCGCTGGGCACGCTGCCGGTCGCGGCCACCGCCCTGACCGCGACCGTGGCGGTCTACCTGCTGCTGGTGGTCTTCGGCAACATCACCGACTTCGGCACCAACCAGAAGTTCGTCCAGCACGTGCTGGCGATGGACACCACCTTCCGCGACAAGCACCTGATGTGGCGGGCCATCACCTCGACCGCCCTGCAGAACACGGCGTACGTCGCGATCATCGCCTGGGAGGCGCTGTCCGCCCTGGTGCTCACCGCGGCGACCGTCTGCTGGCTCGCCGCCCTGCGCCACGGCGACTTCACCCGGGCCCGCCGGGCGAGCACCCTGGGGCTGGTGCTGACCCTGCTGCTGTTCGGCATCGGCTTCATCGCGATCGGCGGCGAGTGGTTCGCGATGTGGCAGTCGAAGGCGTGGAACGGGCTGGACGCGGCGATCCGCAACATCACCCTGGCCGGGATCGCGCTGATCGTCGTCCAACTCCCGTCGCCGCACTGGCGCGCAGCGGACTGACCCACCGTCAGATGCTGGCCCGCCGTGCGTCCACCTCGATCTCGATCTTCATCCGGGGGTCGGCGAGCCCGCAGACCATCATGGTCGCGGCCGGCCTGACCTCGCCGAAGCAGGCGCGCAGCACCGGCCAGCACGGCTCGAAGTCGGCCCGGTCGGGCAGCAGGTAGCGCACCCGCACCACGTCGGCGAAGCCGCAGCCCGCCTCGGCCAGCGCGGCCCCGATGTTGCGCAGCACCTGCTCGGCCTGCTCCACCACGTCGTCCGAGATGGTCATGGTCGCGTAGTCGTACCCGGTCGTCCCGGACACGTGCACCCGGTCGCCGTCCACCACGGCCCGGGCGTAGCCGATCTGTTCCTCGAAGGTCGAACCGCTGAGGATCGCGCGTCGCTCTGTCATGCGCCGAACGCTAGGTGACCAGCGGGGATACGTCTAATACCGATTCCGGCACCGACTGATATCCCTATGCGTATGGACCCTGTGCGGACGGACCGTCCCGAACTCCCGCTGCCGCAGCTGTACGCCTTCACGGTGCTCGCCGAGGAACTCCACTTCGGCCGCGCGGCCGCCCGGCTCGGCAC harbors:
- a CDS encoding TetR/AcrR family transcriptional regulator, producing MGTIGKERITVEPGTAQLRVLDAAEQLYYANGVQAVGMDAVRTAAGVSLKRLYQLHPSKADLVEAVLRRRDTAWRGALADHVDSVTGSPEERLLAVYDWLREWFAEPGYRGCAFVNSFGELGATAPAVAEAARAHKAAFRQYLADLVAAADLPGQLADQLALLAEGAITTAAIAGSTEPAGQARAAARTLITAARATGPATAPVTTRATGPA
- a CDS encoding DUF2165 domain-containing protein; the encoded protein is MPLGSTAGGRREGVDGRLLALGTLPVAATALTATVAVYLLLVVFGNITDFGTNQKFVQHVLAMDTTFRDKHLMWRAITSTALQNTAYVAIIAWEALSALVLTAATVCWLAALRHGDFTRARRASTLGLVLTLLLFGIGFIAIGGEWFAMWQSKAWNGLDAAIRNITLAGIALIVVQLPSPHWRAAD
- a CDS encoding RidA family protein, translating into MTERRAILSGSTFEEQIGYARAVVDGDRVHVSGTTGYDYATMTISDDVVEQAEQVLRNIGAALAEAGCGFADVVRVRYLLPDRADFEPCWPVLRACFGEVRPAATMMVCGLADPRMKIEIEVDARRASI